The following are encoded together in the Pseudomonas sp. KBS0710 genome:
- a CDS encoding DUF3299 domain-containing protein, producing the protein MRRALFALLLLVVVPAWADEQPKDLSWQEMIPPDAPPEIPNMKPLHDLSNMADALSVEAAPAAKQELPNAPVVQSLNGKHIRLPGYIVPLEVSEEGRTTEFLLVPYFGACIHVPPPPSNQIVHVKSEVGVKLDELYQPYWIEGAMQVKPSSSELADAGYQMDAEKIYVYELQE; encoded by the coding sequence ATGCGTCGTGCCCTGTTTGCGCTGTTGCTGCTGGTGGTGGTGCCCGCCTGGGCCGACGAGCAGCCCAAGGACCTGTCGTGGCAGGAAATGATCCCGCCGGACGCGCCGCCGGAAATCCCCAATATGAAACCGCTGCACGACCTGTCGAACATGGCCGATGCGCTCTCGGTTGAGGCGGCGCCTGCGGCCAAACAGGAACTGCCCAACGCGCCGGTGGTGCAGAGCCTTAACGGCAAGCACATCCGTTTGCCGGGCTATATCGTGCCGCTGGAAGTCAGCGAAGAAGGCCGCACCACCGAGTTTTTGCTGGTGCCGTACTTTGGCGCGTGCATCCACGTGCCGCCGCCACCATCGAACCAGATCGTGCATGTGAAAAGCGAAGTCGGCGTGAAGCTTGATGAGCTGTATCAGCCCTATTGGATCGAAGGTGCGATGCAGGTCAAGCCGTCTTCCAGTGAGCTGGCCGATGCCGGTTACCAGATGGATGCCGAGAAGATTTACGTCTACGAACTGCAGGAATAA
- a CDS encoding OmpW family protein, giving the protein MNKSLLGASLFALALAAPVAHAHEAGDILVRAGAITVNPKADSGHVKVDQGPLAGTNLGGKATMSSDTQLGLNFAYMITNHIGIELLAATPFEHDVKIKNTALGAANGKLGTLKHLPPTLSVVYYPLDNKSAFQPYVGAGINYTWIYDEHVGSRAEQAGFSNFKAENSWGWAAQIGADYMINDKWMINAQARYIDISTKATVDNNALGQGTRAKVNVDVDPMVYMVGIGYKF; this is encoded by the coding sequence ATGAACAAGTCTCTGCTCGGCGCGTCCCTCTTCGCGCTTGCCCTCGCCGCCCCTGTCGCACACGCTCACGAAGCGGGCGACATTCTGGTTCGTGCCGGTGCAATCACCGTGAACCCGAAAGCAGACAGCGGCCATGTGAAGGTTGACCAAGGCCCATTGGCCGGCACCAACCTGGGCGGCAAGGCGACCATGAGCAGCGACACCCAATTGGGCCTCAACTTCGCCTACATGATCACCAACCACATCGGCATCGAACTGCTGGCCGCCACGCCGTTCGAGCATGATGTGAAGATCAAGAACACCGCCCTGGGCGCCGCCAATGGCAAGCTCGGTACGCTGAAGCACCTGCCGCCGACCTTGAGCGTCGTGTACTACCCGCTGGACAACAAGTCCGCGTTCCAGCCGTATGTAGGCGCCGGTATCAACTACACCTGGATCTACGACGAGCACGTCGGCAGCCGCGCCGAACAAGCCGGTTTCAGCAACTTCAAGGCCGAAAACTCCTGGGGCTGGGCCGCGCAGATCGGCGCCGACTACATGATCAACGACAAGTGGATGATCAACGCCCAGGCGCGTTACATCGACATCAGCACCAAGGCGACGGTGGATAACAATGCGCTGGGCCAAGGCACACGTGCCAAGGTCAATGTGGATGTTGACCCGATGGTTTACATGGTGGGTATTGGTTACAAGTTCTAA
- a CDS encoding sugar nucleotide-binding protein: MRMRLMLLGGGNALGQALIRLGAEEDIGFLAPKPPQDGWDAASLTQLLDDTRPDALINLAYYFDWFQAEAVSETRLAAQEFAIERLAELCQHHNITLLQPSSYRVFDGSRATAYSEKDEPVPLGLRGQALWRIEQSVRATCPQHVLLRFGWLLDDSVDGTLGRFLARAEKPDELLMADDRRGNPTPVDDAARVIISVLKQLDCAAPLWGTYHYAGHEATTPLALGQAILTEARNFHPLAIESPTAQAHAARPDAADEPQHAVLACKKILHTFGIKPRAWRAGLPALLDRFYRHG; encoded by the coding sequence ATGCGAATGCGCCTTATGTTACTGGGCGGCGGGAATGCCCTCGGGCAGGCGCTGATTCGCCTCGGTGCAGAGGAAGACATCGGTTTCCTCGCACCTAAACCGCCCCAAGACGGCTGGGATGCCGCGAGCCTCACCCAATTGCTCGACGACACCCGTCCCGATGCGCTGATCAACCTCGCCTACTATTTCGACTGGTTCCAGGCCGAAGCAGTCAGCGAAACACGTCTGGCCGCACAGGAGTTCGCCATCGAACGCCTGGCCGAACTGTGCCAGCACCACAACATCACCTTGCTGCAACCGTCCAGCTACCGCGTGTTCGATGGCTCCCGCGCCACCGCCTACAGCGAAAAAGACGAGCCGGTGCCCCTGGGCCTGCGTGGTCAGGCGCTGTGGCGGATCGAGCAGAGCGTGCGCGCCACTTGCCCGCAACATGTGCTGCTGCGGTTTGGCTGGCTGCTGGATGACAGTGTTGATGGCACCCTTGGGCGCTTCCTGGCGCGTGCCGAGAAGCCGGATGAATTGCTGATGGCCGATGACCGGCGCGGCAACCCGACGCCGGTGGACGACGCGGCGCGGGTGATCATTTCGGTGCTCAAGCAACTCGATTGCGCGGCGCCGCTGTGGGGCACCTATCACTACGCTGGCCACGAAGCGACCACGCCGTTGGCGCTGGGCCAGGCGATCCTTACCGAAGCGCGCAATTTTCACCCGCTGGCGATCGAGTCGCCCACCGCCCAGGCCCACGCGGCGCGGCCGGATGCGGCGGACGAGCCGCAGCACGCGGTGCTGGCCTGCAAGAAAATCCTCCACACCTTCGGCATCAAGCCACGGGCGTGGCGGGCGGGGTTACCGGCGTTGCTGGACCGGTTCTACCGGCACGGCTGA